Proteins encoded within one genomic window of Mycolicibacterium aubagnense:
- the cysC gene encoding adenylyl-sulfate kinase, whose product MSTRQLLRIATAGSVDDGKSTLIGRLLHDTDSLPLDHLDAVTDDDGVADLAALSDGLRAEREQGITIDVAYRFFSTAARSYILADTPGHERYTRNMFTGASNAHVAILLIDARAGVLRQTLRHARIAKLLGIKHFAAAVNKIDLVDFDQARFDAVHDELGQVAARLGAVDLTVIPLAAKLGDNVVHRSENTPWYEGPTLLEYLEGIELSAPQPEPAKLRFPIQWVSRPTAHARSDKTVAEQRRRYTGRLTAGTLQVGDTVLSLPAGTSSTVTAVDTLDDDRTTAVAPLSVSIELADDIDVGRGDVLVSGAENASIPVLARELDATVCWFAETPLRAGDRLALKQGTRTVRATVQALHTRLDPETLDDIDQPVELVLNDIGAVTLRTSSTVIADPYRDNRESGAFILIDETSNDTVGAGTITEPREVKLGTHSRSDIRWHHSSLDRSYRWARTGQRGATIWFTGLPASGKSTLAVAVERALVETGQVAYLLDGDNIRHGLSDDLGFSAGDRAENIRRVGHLARLLADSGVVALASLVSPLKSDRDTARELSSVAKLPFIEVYVSTPRTECERRDPKGLYARAKAGELRGLTGVDAPYEPPENPDLVVDTTGADIDKLVAEVLGALNALR is encoded by the coding sequence ATGAGCACTAGACAGCTGCTTCGGATCGCGACGGCCGGTTCGGTCGACGACGGCAAGAGCACCCTGATCGGCCGGTTGCTGCACGACACCGACAGTCTGCCCCTGGACCACTTGGACGCCGTCACCGACGACGACGGCGTGGCCGACCTGGCAGCCCTGTCCGACGGTCTGCGCGCCGAGCGGGAACAGGGCATCACCATCGATGTGGCCTACCGGTTCTTCTCCACAGCGGCGCGCAGCTACATCCTCGCCGACACCCCCGGCCACGAGCGCTACACCCGGAACATGTTCACCGGCGCCTCCAACGCACATGTGGCCATCCTGCTGATCGACGCCCGTGCCGGAGTGCTGCGACAGACCCTGCGCCACGCCCGGATCGCAAAGCTGTTGGGTATCAAGCACTTCGCGGCCGCGGTCAACAAGATCGATCTGGTCGACTTCGACCAGGCCCGGTTCGACGCGGTGCACGACGAGCTCGGCCAGGTCGCGGCCCGGCTGGGTGCGGTGGACCTGACGGTGATACCGCTGGCGGCCAAGCTCGGCGACAACGTCGTGCACCGTTCGGAGAACACGCCGTGGTACGAGGGGCCCACACTGCTGGAGTACCTGGAGGGCATCGAACTCAGTGCGCCACAGCCCGAGCCGGCCAAGCTGCGGTTTCCCATCCAGTGGGTGTCCCGGCCCACCGCGCACGCGAGGAGCGATAAGACGGTGGCCGAGCAGCGGCGCCGCTACACCGGGCGGCTGACCGCCGGCACCTTGCAGGTCGGCGACACCGTGCTCAGCCTCCCCGCGGGCACCAGCTCGACCGTCACCGCGGTGGACACCCTCGATGACGACCGCACCACCGCCGTTGCCCCACTGTCGGTTTCGATCGAATTGGCCGACGACATCGACGTCGGCCGCGGGGACGTGCTGGTCAGCGGCGCCGAGAACGCGTCGATCCCGGTGCTCGCCCGTGAGCTCGACGCGACGGTGTGCTGGTTCGCGGAGACCCCGCTGCGGGCCGGTGACCGGCTGGCGCTCAAGCAAGGCACCCGCACCGTCCGGGCCACGGTGCAGGCGTTGCACACGCGGCTCGATCCCGAGACGCTGGACGACATCGATCAGCCAGTCGAGTTGGTACTCAACGACATCGGCGCCGTCACCCTCCGGACCAGTTCCACGGTGATCGCCGACCCGTACCGCGACAACCGGGAAAGCGGCGCCTTCATCCTCATCGACGAGACGTCCAACGACACCGTCGGCGCGGGCACCATCACCGAGCCGCGCGAGGTGAAGCTCGGCACCCACTCGCGCAGTGACATCCGTTGGCACCACTCATCATTGGATCGCTCCTACCGGTGGGCACGCACCGGGCAGCGGGGCGCCACCATCTGGTTCACCGGACTGCCGGCATCGGGTAAGTCGACGCTGGCCGTCGCGGTCGAGCGGGCACTGGTCGAGACCGGGCAGGTGGCCTACCTACTCGACGGTGACAACATCCGGCACGGGCTGTCCGACGACCTCGGATTCTCCGCGGGTGACCGGGCCGAGAACATCCGCCGGGTGGGTCATCTGGCCCGCCTGTTGGCCGACTCGGGCGTCGTCGCACTGGCGTCCCTGGTGTCGCCGCTGAAGTCAGACCGCGACACCGCCCGTGAGCTGAGCTCCGTCGCCAAGCTGCCGTTCATCGAGGTCTACGTGTCCACCCCACGCACCGAATGCGAGCGGCGTGACCCCAAGGGGCTGTACGCCCGGGCCAAGGCCGGCGAGCTGCGCGGCCTGACCGGCGTGGACGCCCCATACGAGCCGCCAGAGAACCCTGACCTCGTGGTCGACACCACGGGCGCCGACATCGACAAGCTGGTGGCCGAGGTGCTGGGAGCACTCAACGCGCTGCGCTGA
- the cysD gene encoding sulfate adenylyltransferase subunit CysD, with protein sequence MSTASNAFPVASLAPIHVDELRLLEAEAVHIIREVVAELERPVLLFSAGKDSIVLLRLAEKAFRSRKAGDIGFSPGPLPFPILHVDTGHNFDEVIDFRDRRTTGVGHKLIVASVQQSIDTGRVADPGPGASRNRQQTRTLLDALEAGGFDAAFGGARRDEERARAKERILSFRDEFGQWDPRAQRPEPWSLYNGRIRKGEQVRVFPLSNWTELDIWRYIELENLELPSIYFAHEREVFERDGILLAVSEYTQPTGDETAAVEWVRYRTVGDLTITGAVRSKAIDVASVIDEISAATVSERGETRADDRTSVAAMEDRKREGYF encoded by the coding sequence GCTCGCCCCGATACACGTCGACGAGCTGCGCCTGCTCGAAGCCGAAGCCGTGCACATCATCCGCGAGGTGGTGGCCGAGCTGGAGCGCCCGGTGTTGCTGTTCTCTGCGGGCAAGGACTCGATCGTGCTACTTCGGTTGGCCGAGAAGGCCTTCCGGAGCCGGAAGGCCGGCGACATCGGATTCAGTCCCGGCCCTCTACCTTTTCCTATTCTGCACGTCGACACGGGCCATAACTTTGACGAGGTTATCGACTTCCGGGATCGCCGCACCACGGGTGTCGGACACAAGCTGATCGTCGCGTCGGTGCAGCAGAGCATCGACACCGGCCGCGTCGCCGATCCCGGCCCGGGGGCGTCCCGCAACCGACAGCAGACCCGCACCTTGCTCGATGCGCTCGAGGCCGGCGGTTTCGACGCCGCGTTCGGCGGCGCCCGCCGCGACGAAGAGCGCGCCCGCGCCAAGGAACGCATCTTGAGCTTCCGCGACGAGTTCGGCCAGTGGGACCCGCGCGCCCAGCGGCCCGAGCCATGGTCGCTGTACAACGGCCGAATCCGCAAGGGCGAGCAGGTCCGCGTGTTCCCACTCTCCAACTGGACCGAGCTGGACATCTGGCGCTACATCGAGCTGGAAAACCTTGAGCTGCCGTCGATCTACTTCGCACACGAACGCGAGGTGTTCGAGCGTGACGGCATCCTGCTCGCGGTTTCCGAGTACACCCAGCCGACGGGCGACGAGACCGCCGCCGTCGAATGGGTGCGCTACCGCACCGTCGGCGACCTGACCATCACGGGCGCGGTCAGGTCGAAGGCCATCGACGTCGCGAGTGTCATCGACGAAATCTCCGCTGCCACAGTGTCGGAACGCGGCGAGACCCGCGCGGACGACCGGACCTCGGTGGCGGCGATGGAAGACCGTAAGCGAGAGGGCTACTTCTGA